The DNA region GCCTGTCGTTCCACGGACGCAAGGGCGCGACCAGCGGTGAGGGCGGGGCCCTGTTGACGGCCGACCCGGCGCTCGGGGCGGACGCGCGACTGCGGTCGTCCTTCGGCATCGGCAGCATCTTCGAGCAGTCGAAGGTCGTCGGGCTGCCGATCCCGGAGTTCACCGAGATCGGTTACAACTACAAGCTGTCCGACATCGCCGCCGCGATCCTCCAGGTGCAGATCAGCCGGATCGACGCGTTGCTGGAGCGCCGGCAGGCCGTAGCGGCGCGGTACGCGGAACTGCTGGCCGACGAGGAACTTCTGACGCTGCCGCACGTGCCGCAGGACCGCACCCACGCCTGGCAGTCCTACATGGTGACGCTGCACCCGGACGTCGACCGGGCGGCGGTCGCCGCCGACCTGCGGGCCCGGGGCGTCGGCTGCGGGCACGGTACCTGGGCCTCCCACCTCCAGCCCGTCTACGAGGCGAAGCAGCAGTGCCCGGTCTCGGCGGATCTCTTCGAACGCAACCTCGCCATCCCCATGCACGCAGAGCTGAGCGCGGACCAGGTGGAGCGAGTCGCGGAAGTCCTTCGCAGCGCGCTCAAGACCCACGTACGTCCACACACGACCTGAGAGGGGCGCATGACAGACAGCCAGCCGACGCCGGAGCGCATCATGCAGCTCATCAACGGCTATTGGACGACCGCCGTCGTCGGCGCCGCGGCGAAACACTCACTCTTCACCCACCTCGACGCCGGCGCCGACACGGCCGGTCGACTGGCCGAGCGGGCGGACATCTCGGAGCGGGGCGCACAGACCCTCCTCGACGGGCTCGTGAGCCTCGGCCTTGTGGAGCTGCACGACGGCGGCTACCGCAACACCCCCGAGGCATCGGCCTTCCTGGTCGAGGGCAGGCCGGCCGGCCTGACCAGCTTCGCGACACTGAAGCTGCCCCAGATGTGCGTCATGGCGGACCTGCCCGACGTCGTCGAAGCCGGAGGGCCGGTGACGGACCCGGCGGTGGAGGTGGCCGACAACCCGCACTGGACGGAGGTGGTCACGGCCATCGCCGCGCAGTCCGTGCCCGTGGCGAAGATCGCTGCCGAGACCCTGCGCCTGGCGGAGGCCGGGGACGTCTCGATCCTCGACGTGGGTGGTGGCTCCGGCATCTACTCGGCCATCTGGCTCGGGCTCAACCCGGCCGCCCGGGCGACCCAACTGGACTGGGGGCCGGTCAACACCGTCGCCCGCCGGCTGGTGGCCGAGCACGGCGTGGCCGACCGGTTCTCCTGCGTGGACGGCGACTTCCACACGACAGACTTCGGCACCGACACCTACGACGTCGCGGTGTACTCCCACATCGCCCACCAGGAAGGCCCGGAGGACAACATCGAGCTCTTCGGCAAGCTGCGGAGCGCCCTCAAGCCCGGCGGCACCCTGGTCGTCTGCGACTACGTCGTCGAGAACGACCGCAGCGGACCGCCCTTCCCGCTGATCTTCGCCACGGAGATGCTGATGAAGAGCAAGCAGGGGAGCACCTGGCGGCGGGCCGACTACCGGTCGTGGCTCACCAAGGCCGGTTTCGACGACGTCTCGTTCCAGTCGACGTCCGCGCCCGCCACCTTGATCTTCGCCCGATAAGCAGCATCCGGCCGACACTTGAGGAGACTGATCGGGATCGACTGTCCCATCTGGACGGCGAACGTGGTCAGCCCGTCCAGGGGCGGAGCTTCTCGGGGTTCCGAACCGCCCAGACCCGCTTGACGCGGTCGCCCTCGACGTCGAACGCGAGGACCGCAGCGGTCACTCCCTCCTGCTGCAGGACCAGGCCGGGCTGGCCGTTGACCGTACGCTCCAGCAGCTTCATGTCGGGTGTCCGCTCGGCGATGTCGACGAAGGCCCGTGCGACGTGCTCGCCTCCCTTGATGGGGTGCAGCACGGCGCTCACGAGGCCGCCGCCGTCCGCGGTCGTCAGGGCCTCCGGATCGAGGAGGGCGATCAGGGCGTCTATGTCCTTGGCCTCCCAGGCCAGCTTGAACTCCCTGACCGTGTCGGTGCGTTGGGTCGTCGGCGTGGCGCGCGCCCGTGACGCGCGGATGCGGCGGCGGCCCGAGAAGGCCAGCTGGCGACAGGCATGCGGAGTACGGCCGACGATCTCCGCCACTTCGGCGAAGGAGTAGTGGAAGACGTCGTGCAGGACGAACGCCACGCGTTCGGCCGGGGTCATCGACTCCAGCACGACGAGGAAGGCCATGTTGACCGACTCGTCCAGGGTGACCCTGTCGGCCGGATCACCGGTGTTCCCGGGCGACCGCCCGGTGGTCCACTCCGCACGATCCGGCAGGGGCTCAGGTATCCACTCGCCCACGTAGTTCTCCCGCCGGACCCGCGCCGATCCGAGGTGGTCGAGGCACAGGCGGCTGGCGACCTTCATCAGCCAGCGGGCGGGCGACTCGATGGCCTTCTGCTGCTCGCGGGACAGGGCGTACCAGCGGACGTACGTCTCCTGCACGACGTCCTCGGCGTCGGTCAGGGAACCGAGGAACCGGTACCCGAGGTTGATCAGCCGGCGCCGCTCGCTCAGGATCGCGCTCAGGTCCGGGTCGAGCCGGCCGTCCGCCGGTTCGGACTGCGTGCTCATGGTGTGGCCAACTCGCTCTCTCGCTCCCGCCGTTGCCCGTTTTCGGCCGGACCTCGTACTCAGACGGACGTGACACCTGAGATTACGGACGGGCGGGCCGCCTGACATTACGAGGGCGTGCGTCGTCGTACTGGTGAGGGACCGCTTCCCGCCGTTCCTCTGCCTTCTGTGGCATACCCGATCACCACGTGTCCAGTTCGGGACCGGAGCGGCTCACACCTGTCAGGGGTTCCCGTCCCCAGGGCTGAGCGTGGTCCTGTTCGCATGGCCGTGTTCGCGGCGTGAGGCCGCTTCGGCGGCCCGCCCCTCGCCGGCTGAACCGGGACGCCGGACGGGCTCGGCCGCCGCCCACCCGCACGGTGGGCCCGGCCGACACCAGCGGACAAGAATCGTCGAAGAGGGAAACGACTATGGAATCTGTGAACGTCTCCATCATCTACTACAGCTCCACGGGAACCGTGCACAGCCTGACGCAGGCGGCGGCCGAGGGCGCGGAGAAGGCCGGTGCGACCGTACGCGTGCGCAAGGTCGCCGAGTCCGCTCCGCCGGAGGCGATAGCCGCGAACCCGGAGTGGGGCCAGCACTTGGAGGCCACCGCCGACGTCGAGCAGGCATCCAACGACGACCTGCTCTGGGCGGACGCGGTGATCTTCGGTACCCCCACCCGTTTCGGCAATGTCTCCAGCCAGCTCAAGGCATTCCTGGACACCGCCGGCCCCCTGTGGTTCCAGGGCGCGCTCGCAGACAAGGTGTACTCGGCCTTCACCTCCAGCAGCACCGCCCACGGCGGGCAGGAGTCCACGCTGCTGGCGCTGGGGAACACCTTCTACCACTGGGGCGGCATCATCGTGCCCCCCGGCTACACCGACCCCGTCCAGTTCCAGTCGGGCAACCCCTACGGCACGTCCCACGTGACCGGTGAGGGCCCGCCCGGCGAAGTGGCCCTGAAGGCGGCCGAGTACCAGGCCCAGCGGGTCGTGACCACCGCGAGGGCGCTCAAGGTCGGCCGCTCCGCCTGATCCGGCCGGGCAACGACGGCAAGCGACCGCGGCGTCCCCCGGTCATCGGGCCGGGGGCGCCGCGTGCACGCAGGACGGACAGCACAGGTACTCATCCGGCGCGCGGCGAGGCACCCCGCGGGGACGTTCGCCGAAGAGCTGGCCACCCGCTCGTTCGCCGCGCGGGGCCTCGCTGTTCGAGAGGCCGCCCCTCACGGTGGAGGCTCGCCAGTGGGGGACCGGCCGCCTCCCGGTCGCCCACGGAGAACGAAAGAACCCCGACCAGCCCCAGGCCGGCAGACGCCGACGGGATCGCTGCCCGCGGAGCCCGGCGGTCCCGTCGCTTACGGGAAGCCCGCCCCGGTCCGGGACCCCCGTGGCACCGCAGTGCCACGGGCGCCAACTCCGCTTTTCCCGCAGGGACTTCAGCGCGCTCCGCGCGACGGCCGCCCACGCCCGTCACCCCGCGACGCGATGCTCCGGATACGGCCGAATCGGGCCGCTAGCCCCCTCGGCTACCACAGGCCCGCACCGGGCCGTCCCGTGACTCCTGCGATTCCCGCGAACGCGTCGTCGTCCCGGGAACCGGCCCCCTCACCGCTCCTCGTACGGGCTTGGCCACCGAGCCGCCGATGGCCCGGACGTCCACCGAACGCTGCGAAGGAGACACTCCGATGAAAGACTCCCAGCTCCACCGAACGATACGGAAGCGCGGTCTTCACCTCGGCGTCGTGCCGGAGAGGGCCGCGGCGAAGAACGGCTCGACGACGATCACACTCGACCACGACTTGGACGTCCTCCCCGAAGCGGGGCGGCGCCTGACGGTGGCCGAGCTGGCCGAGCACGTGGACGACCTGGCCGGCCGGCTGTGGGCTGCCGGGGTGCGTACCGATGACCATCTGGTGGTCCACAAGACCGCCAACTCCGACGTCTGTCTCCTCGCCATGGCGGCCTCGCGCATCGGGGCGATTCCCGTGATGCTGTCGCCCGCCCTGGACGGCGCGACCGTCGGCGCCCTGCTACGGCGCCTGGACCAGCCGACATTGCTGACCGACGTGAACAAACTCGACGTGCTGGCCGACGAGCCGGTGGTGGACCTCACCCGAAGGGTGATCGTCGTGGCCGGCGACCGGCCGGGGGCGGCGTCACTCGGTGAACTAGCCGGGGCCCCGCGGGTCGAGCCGGTGCTCCGGCCGCTGGACGAGCCCGCGTTGATCACCCACACCTCGGGGACCACCGGGCTGCCCAAGCTCGTGGTGCACACGCCGCGGACCCAGGGCCTCCGGCTCACGCCCCAGTGGCGGCTTCTGTCACTGATGCGGAAGCGGGAAACCGCCGCGATCCACATCTCCTTCGTGCACTCGCGGATGTTCGCGGCACTGGCACTGGCGCTCTTCAAGGAGATGCCGGTGCTGCTCATGAACAAATCCGATCCGGACGACGCCGCCCGGTTCTTCCTCAGCAACCGGCCGGGGCTCATCGAGGCGCTGCCCAACTCGCTGATGGAGTGGGAACCGCTCGCCGACGACCCGCGCAAGCCGTTCGCGTCGGTGAAGTACTTCAGCAGCACCTTCGACGCGATCCACCCCCGGACCATGAGCCGGCTGCTCAACTCGTCCGAGCGGCGCGCTCCCTTGTTCTTCCAGATCTACGGCAGATCTACGGGCAGAGCGAGGTCGGCCCGGCCGTCGGCCGAGCGTACTTCCGCAGGTCGGCACACCGGACGAACGGACGCTGCGTCGGGTTCGTCATGCCGGGATGCGCGAAGGTTCGGGTGGTGAGCCCGGGCGGCAAGCGGCCCTCCAAGCGCAACCCCGGCTTCATCGAGGTCAGTTGGGACGGACTGGCGAAGACCTACTTCGGCGAGCAGGAGCGGTACGACGCGAACCGGCACGGCGCCTGGTGGCGGACCGGGGACGTCGGTTACCGCACCAAGGCGGGCTGCCTCCACATGCTCGACCGGGAGGTGGACATGATCCCGGGGGTCGACAGCAGCCTGGAGATCGAGGACCTCGTCCTGGGAGAGCTGGACGAGCTGAGTGAACTGGTCGTGGTGCCCGGTCAGAACGACGAGGCGGTCCCGGTGATCTGCACCCACGACGACAAGCCGCTGGACCGGGAGCGCTGGCGCAAGGCCGTCGCAGGCTTCCCGCAGCTGGCCGACCCGATACAGATCCCGCAGGCCGAACTGCCGCAGACCGCCACGCTGAAGGTGCAGCGCATCCAGCTCGCCCGGCGGCTGCGCGAACAGCCGCAGCAGCGGTGATGAGGACCTGCCCGACCGGACCCCGGACGTCTCCGTTCGTCCCGGGGGCCTCGACGTACCTCTCGGTGTCCTGGACGCCGGACGACGAACGCCGGTGAGTGCGCCGGACGGCCACCGGACCAGGGTGGAGCGCCTCGGTGCGCACGGCCCGGTGCGCACCGGCGACCCATGCGCACCCCGCCGAGGTGGACACCGGGACATCGGTCCGCCCGGCTCGCCGCAGTAGTGGAGTCCCACCAACCCGAAGGGATCAACAACATGACGCCGGAAGCCACACTCGGGCGGTTTCGCGAATACATGGTCGGGCCCGCACGGTTCATGAACCTGCTGTCCTGCTTCGAGCTGGGCATCATCGACAAGATCCGGGAGCAGCCTGGGGCGACGGCCACCGACCTGGGCAAGGCCGTCGGCGCCAAGCCGGACGCGGTGGAGCAGCTTCTGCACCTGCTGGTCAAGGAGCGGTTCGTCTCCTGCGACGAAACCTCGGGCGGGTACGCCCTCGACGCGCTCGCCGGGGTCGACGACGCCGACCTCCGGCGCGCGCTCACCTACATGAACATGATCAAGGTCGTGGCGCTAAGGCAGTTGTTCTACCTCACCGAAAGCGCGCGTACCGGCACGCCCTTCGGTCTGAAGGAGCTCTACGGGTCCGAGGGAACCCTGTACGGAGCCGTCGCCGAGCACAAGGACTTGCGCGAGTCCTGGTCGACGTTGATGGACACCGTCACCTCCCGCATCGACTCCTGGTTCTTCGAGAACATCGACCTCCCGTCCGGCGGGCGAGTGCTCGACCTCGCCGGGAACACGGGCCTCGGAGCGATCAACATGTACAAGCTGAAGGCGTCTCCCGGACTGAAGGTGACGACCTTCGACCTGCCGGAGAAGGAGGAGGAGTGTCTGGAGAACTTCCGGACCCACGGGGTGGACGAGCACTGTTCCTTCCTCGGCGGTGACGTCTTCGACGGCATTCCCAAAGGGTTCGACGTCGTGCTGATCAAGCACTTCCTGGACATGTTCGACAGGGACGACGTGTTCCGGATACTCGTCGGCGTCCACGAGTCGCTGGAGGTGGGCGGACGGGTCAACGTCCTGGTGCCGGTGTATCCCGAGAACATCACGGAGTCCGACAACTACAACGTCGACTTCTTCCCGGCCTTCTTCATCGGCTGCACCATGGGGCAGGGCGGGCCGCAGAAGCTGTCGACGTACACGAAATGGCTGGAGGAGTGCGGCTTCACGGTGACCGGCACGGTCACCAAGGACCCCGCCGAGATCCCCTCCGACGTCATCCCCGTACCGGCTGTTCTGTCTGCCGCGAAGACGGCGTGACCGACTGGTCCTCCCCGTCGGACTCCGAAGTGGGCGGCCCTCGCTCTCGGGATCGCTGATCCGGGAGGGGCCGAGGGGGCTCCCCATAGGTGACCGCTGGCCCGGAGGGGCGCGCGCAGGGGCCGCTTC from Streptomyces marispadix includes:
- the wrbA gene encoding NAD(P)H:quinone oxidoreductase yields the protein MESVNVSIIYYSSTGTVHSLTQAAAEGAEKAGATVRVRKVAESAPPEAIAANPEWGQHLEATADVEQASNDDLLWADAVIFGTPTRFGNVSSQLKAFLDTAGPLWFQGALADKVYSAFTSSSTAHGGQESTLLALGNTFYHWGGIIVPPGYTDPVQFQSGNPYGTSHVTGEGPPGEVALKAAEYQAQRVVTTARALKVGRSA
- a CDS encoding class I SAM-dependent methyltransferase, producing MTDSQPTPERIMQLINGYWTTAVVGAAAKHSLFTHLDAGADTAGRLAERADISERGAQTLLDGLVSLGLVELHDGGYRNTPEASAFLVEGRPAGLTSFATLKLPQMCVMADLPDVVEAGGPVTDPAVEVADNPHWTEVVTAIAAQSVPVAKIAAETLRLAEAGDVSILDVGGGSGIYSAIWLGLNPAARATQLDWGPVNTVARRLVAEHGVADRFSCVDGDFHTTDFGTDTYDVAVYSHIAHQEGPEDNIELFGKLRSALKPGGTLVVCDYVVENDRSGPPFPLIFATEMLMKSKQGSTWRRADYRSWLTKAGFDDVSFQSTSAPATLIFAR
- a CDS encoding methyltransferase, with the protein product MTPEATLGRFREYMVGPARFMNLLSCFELGIIDKIREQPGATATDLGKAVGAKPDAVEQLLHLLVKERFVSCDETSGGYALDALAGVDDADLRRALTYMNMIKVVALRQLFYLTESARTGTPFGLKELYGSEGTLYGAVAEHKDLRESWSTLMDTVTSRIDSWFFENIDLPSGGRVLDLAGNTGLGAINMYKLKASPGLKVTTFDLPEKEEECLENFRTHGVDEHCSFLGGDVFDGIPKGFDVVLIKHFLDMFDRDDVFRILVGVHESLEVGGRVNVLVPVYPENITESDNYNVDFFPAFFIGCTMGQGGPQKLSTYTKWLEECGFTVTGTVTKDPAEIPSDVIPVPAVLSAAKTA
- the sigJ gene encoding RNA polymerase sigma factor SigJ — translated: MSTQSEPADGRLDPDLSAILSERRRLINLGYRFLGSLTDAEDVVQETYVRWYALSREQQKAIESPARWLMKVASRLCLDHLGSARVRRENYVGEWIPEPLPDRAEWTTGRSPGNTGDPADRVTLDESVNMAFLVVLESMTPAERVAFVLHDVFHYSFAEVAEIVGRTPHACRQLAFSGRRRIRASRARATPTTQRTDTVREFKLAWEAKDIDALIALLDPEALTTADGGGLVSAVLHPIKGGEHVARAFVDIAERTPDMKLLERTVNGQPGLVLQQEGVTAAVLAFDVEGDRVKRVWAVRNPEKLRPWTG